The Streptomyces sp. NBC_01275 genome has a segment encoding these proteins:
- a CDS encoding pitrilysin family protein, which produces MTTELRPLDGLVSHTTTQGIPTLYAPVSAAAGKETTAGLLFRVGRADETLATAGITHLVEHLALHRLGVSDLHFNGATANAYTLFHVTGGEKEVVEYLNGVCAALRDLPMDRLETEKEILRTEAAGRGTGPHHQMPLWRYGAQGYGLSSYTELGTWGLTPEQVGDWARTRFTRDNAVLWITGDHVPEGLDLALPEGVRVPAPAATSSLPVTPAYIRGDDGHVVLTSVVRRSTAASVFADVLGRALFQDLRQEGGYSYSAQADYTPRDADFATLTAYADALPQKQDAVVGGFVDTLARLRTGRIEQSELDSVRAKLLKMYDVPDLEAAALPSYALSLLLGHRILSPEQHRAELNAVTVADLREVAREAWAGALLQAPGRGVDWAGLALAPQYSSTTVTGTRHPSLNDERVALVIGAEGVTLTTPDGPVTVHYDACAAMTARPDGARVLTGHDAFSVTVEPTLYQGVTPERIAALDAGVPASAVVRMPAREADAIPRPRKREKPSGERRTPGVPRAWGWAALLVLLVTLAAVWPVVGVYLIVERIEQGRIPSLPGVFGIGFLEYTLIRWTRTVNQRRKDARG; this is translated from the coding sequence ATGACGACAGAACTGCGGCCACTGGACGGCCTGGTCTCCCACACCACCACCCAGGGCATCCCCACCCTCTACGCCCCGGTCTCCGCCGCCGCCGGCAAGGAGACGACGGCCGGTCTCCTCTTCCGCGTGGGCCGCGCCGACGAGACCCTGGCCACGGCCGGGATCACCCATCTCGTCGAGCATCTCGCCCTGCACCGCCTCGGCGTGTCCGACCTGCACTTCAACGGCGCGACGGCGAACGCGTACACCCTCTTCCACGTCACCGGCGGCGAGAAGGAGGTCGTCGAGTACCTCAACGGGGTGTGCGCGGCGCTCCGGGACCTGCCGATGGACCGGCTGGAGACCGAGAAGGAGATCCTGCGCACGGAGGCGGCGGGCCGCGGCACCGGCCCGCACCACCAGATGCCGCTGTGGCGGTACGGCGCCCAGGGCTACGGCCTGTCCAGCTACACCGAGCTCGGCACCTGGGGCCTGACCCCCGAGCAGGTGGGCGACTGGGCGCGGACCCGCTTCACCCGGGACAACGCGGTGCTGTGGATCACCGGCGACCACGTCCCCGAGGGCCTGGACCTCGCCCTCCCCGAGGGCGTCCGCGTCCCGGCGCCCGCCGCGACCAGCTCGCTCCCCGTCACCCCCGCCTACATCCGGGGCGACGACGGCCATGTCGTCCTCACCTCGGTGGTCCGGCGCTCCACCGCGGCCTCCGTCTTCGCCGACGTCCTCGGCCGGGCCCTCTTCCAGGACCTGCGCCAGGAGGGCGGCTACTCCTACTCGGCGCAGGCCGACTACACCCCCCGCGACGCCGACTTCGCCACCCTCACCGCCTACGCCGACGCCCTCCCGCAGAAGCAGGACGCGGTCGTCGGCGGCTTCGTCGACACCCTGGCCCGACTGCGCACCGGCCGCATCGAACAGTCCGAACTGGACTCCGTCCGCGCCAAACTCCTCAAGATGTACGACGTTCCCGACCTGGAGGCCGCCGCCCTCCCGTCGTACGCGCTGAGCCTGCTGCTCGGGCACCGGATCCTCTCCCCCGAGCAGCACAGGGCCGAGCTGAACGCGGTGACGGTCGCCGACCTGCGCGAGGTGGCCCGCGAGGCGTGGGCCGGCGCACTGCTCCAGGCGCCCGGCCGGGGCGTCGACTGGGCAGGTCTCGCCCTCGCCCCGCAGTACTCCTCGACCACCGTCACGGGCACCCGGCACCCGTCCCTGAACGACGAACGGGTCGCTCTCGTCATCGGCGCCGAGGGCGTCACCCTGACCACCCCGGACGGCCCGGTCACCGTCCACTACGACGCCTGCGCGGCCATGACCGCCCGCCCCGACGGCGCCCGCGTCCTCACCGGCCACGACGCCTTCTCGGTCACCGTCGAGCCGACCCTGTACCAGGGGGTCACCCCGGAGCGGATCGCGGCGCTCGACGCCGGCGTCCCGGCGTCCGCGGTGGTACGGATGCCGGCCCGCGAAGCCGACGCGATCCCCCGTCCCCGCAAGCGCGAGAAGCCCTCCGGCGAGCGGCGCACGCCCGGTGTGCCCCGCGCCTGGGGCTGGGCGGCGCTCCTCGTCCTGCTG